From the Streptomonospora nanhaiensis genome, the window CCGTCACGGTGGGCATCGCCGCGATGGGCAGCCCCGACGAGGCGCAGAGCGCCCAGGACGCCCAGGACCTCGGGGCGGCCCAGTGGTTCGCCGGCCTCCAGGGCGAGGAGGGCAGCGGCGCCGAGCGCATGGACATCGCCGGCGGCCACGGCGCGGGCGCCCGCTGGGGCCCCTACCTGCTGTTCTCCCTGGCCGCGGGCAGCGACGGCCGCGTGAACGAGAGCCGCGCGGAGCAGATGGCCGAGATCAGCGAGGGGTTCCTGGAGGTCCCCCTGGAGTCGCTCGGCGAGCAGTCCGCCTGACGCCTGCGTCCGACGTGCCCCCGGCGCCGCTCCGGCACCGGGGGCACACGTGTCAGCGGCCCCGGCCGGCCGGGCGCCCCCGCGGGCTCAGGCCTTCGGCGCGGCGGACAGGGTGCGGACGCGGCGGGTGGCCCTGGCCCGGGCCGCCAGCTCCCCGGGCGGGGGGTAGCGGACCTCCTCCAGGGTGAGTCCGTGCGGCGGGATCACGTGCACGCCGGAGTCGCGGACCCCGGCCGCCAGCACCCGGCGCGGCCAGTCCGGCTCCCGCCGGCCCTCGCCCACCGCCAGCAGCGCGCCCACCAGGGCGCGCACCATGTTGTGGCAGAACGCGTCGGCCTGGACGGTCGCGGTGTACAGGTGCTCCGCCTCCACCGCCCAGTCCAGCCGCAGCAGCTCGCGCACGGTCGTGGCGCCCTCGCGCCTGCGGCAGTAGGCGGCGAAGTCGTGCTCGCCCAGCAGCGCGGCGGCGGCCTCGTTCATGCGGTCGACGTCGAGGGGGCGCCGGTTCCACAGCACGTGCCGCCGCAGCAGCGGGTCGACGCCCCCGGGGGCGTCGCTCACGCGGTAGGCGTAGCGGCGGTACAGCGGCGAGAACCGGGCGTCGAAGCCCTCCGGCGCGGCCGCCACCGCGCGCACCCGCACGTCGGGCGGCAGCACGCCCGCCAGGCGGCGCAGCAGCCGGTCCGCCTCCGCCGCCCACACCGGCGCGGGGACGTCCAGGTGCGCCACCTGGCCGCGGGCGTGCACCCCGGCGTCGGTGCGTCCCGCCACGGTCAGCCGGGGCGACTCCAGCCGCAGCACGCGCGCCAGGGCGGCCTCAAGCTCGCCCTGGACGGTGCGCCGCCCCGGCTGGTCGGCCCAGCCGGAGAAGTCGGTCCCGTCGTAGGAGATGTCCAGCCGCAGCCGCACCACGGGGCCGCCGGCGCCCTCCCGGGGCCCGCCGTGCTCCGCCGCCGTGTCCGCGTCCATCCTCGCCTCCGCAGGCCTGTCGTGATCCGGCCGCCCCGCCGGGCGCCGGCCGCGCCGCGCCCGTGCGCGGCCCCTCCGGGCGCTCCCGGCATGCTTCTCGCACCGCCGGCGCCCCCAACGCAAGCGGTGCCCGGCCCCACCGGGACCGGGCACCGCACACGCGACCGCGCGCCGGCCCCGAACCGACCGGCCGCGCGCCGCACCTCGCGCCGCGTTACGCCGCGCGCTACTTCTTGTCGCCGGAGTCCTCGTCCTTGGCCGACTCCTCCGCGTCGGCCTTGGCCTCGGCGGTGTCGTCGGCCGCGGCCGCGTCGTCGGCGCCCTGGGCCTGCTCCTGGGCCGGGACCTCCTGCTCGGCGGTCTCGGAGGTGGCGGCGGACTCGGTGGCCTGCTCGCTCTCCTCGCCCGCGCGGCGGGTGGCGGCCGGCGGGGTCGCCGGGCCGGCCTCGACCAGCTCGATCACGGCCATGGGGGCGTTGTCGCCCTTGCGCGGACCGATCTTGGTGATGCGGGTGTAGCCGCCGGGCCGGTTCTCGTAGCGCGGGCCGATCTCGGTGAACAGCTCGTGCACGACCGCCTTGTCGGTGATCTTGGCCAGCACCAGGCGGCGCGCGTGCAGGTCCCCGCGCTTGCCGAGGGTGATCAGCTTCTCGGCGTAGGGGCGCAGGCGCTTGGCCTTGGCCTCGGTGGTCTTGATGCGGCCGTGCTGGAACAGCGAGGTCGCCAGGTTCGCCAGCATGAGCCGTTCGTGTGCCGGCCCGGCACCCAGACGGGGCCCCTTCGTTGGCGTGGGCATTGTGGTTCTCCTAGTGGTGCGGTCCCCCGCGGCGTGTTCCCGTACGCGGCGGGGGGCCTTGGGCGGCGAAGGCGGTCTCCCGGCCTTCTGAGGTCTGCAAGCTTCTA encodes:
- the truA gene encoding tRNA pseudouridine(38-40) synthase TruA, encoding MDADTAAEHGGPREGAGGPVVRLRLDISYDGTDFSGWADQPGRRTVQGELEAALARVLRLESPRLTVAGRTDAGVHARGQVAHLDVPAPVWAAEADRLLRRLAGVLPPDVRVRAVAAAPEGFDARFSPLYRRYAYRVSDAPGGVDPLLRRHVLWNRRPLDVDRMNEAAAALLGEHDFAAYCRRREGATTVRELLRLDWAVEAEHLYTATVQADAFCHNMVRALVGALLAVGEGRREPDWPRRVLAAGVRDSGVHVIPPHGLTLEEVRYPPPGELAARARATRRVRTLSAAPKA
- the rplQ gene encoding 50S ribosomal protein L17, with the translated sequence MPTPTKGPRLGAGPAHERLMLANLATSLFQHGRIKTTEAKAKRLRPYAEKLITLGKRGDLHARRLVLAKITDKAVVHELFTEIGPRYENRPGGYTRITKIGPRKGDNAPMAVIELVEAGPATPPAATRRAGEESEQATESAATSETAEQEVPAQEQAQGADDAAAADDTAEAKADAEESAKDEDSGDKK